The Bacteroides ovatus genomic interval GGAACATGATGTTTCCTTGCTGATCTTTTACTTGGAAGATGACTTGTTTGTCTACGTTTTCTAAAAAACGAACTTCAATAGTATTTTCGTAGAGAATAGCTTCTATAGGAATAGGAACTGGTACTCCTCTGTGCTGATGCCATCTTTTGATAACTAAACGCTTAGCTCTATGCTCTGATAGAGTATTGGCTTCTATCGTTATAAATGAAATGCCAATTAATAATAGTACAATACTTAGCTTTCTCATATTTTTAATTGTTTTCTGCAAAGTTATAGAGAAATGAAGGGGTGCACAAGCAAAAGATGTTTTTCGGCGTGGACAAAAGACTGTTGATAATCAGTGGCTTATGCAATTTTGCGTGGACAACTTCTTAAACTGTAGTTTATTTCCTACTAAAATGAAGGTATTAGTGCATATTCTCAATCAAGTACTCATATAATGTAGTATTGTCATTCAGCAATGCAATGTTCAGTTTTTCTCTAAGTCTAAACCGTTTCTTTCTTACTGAATCACTTGCAATATTTAGCAACTTTGCTTCTGTGTTAGTATCAAATCCGCACATACATAAACAACAATACAAAAAGTCTTGTTCTGGTAAGTTGGGACATAGACTATATAAGTATTTAGATAAATTTGGATAGATATATGTTATTTCATCTGCAATGAGTTCCCATTGCTTATCTGTTATTAATGGCTTATCATTTCTTGGCTTATTTTGTTTGGCTAACCGTACCAACTCTTTAAATGTTGGTGAATTTTCTAGAGACTTATGTTGTAGTTCCTTATAATTGCTAGTTAAAAGAGCTATTTCTTTCTCTATTTTATTATAGTTGTCATCTTTTTCTTTAAATGTGTCTAATAACTTTTTTTTCTCTTCCAATTCTAATGAAACATAGGTTAAATCTGTTTTTATCCGGTTTAATTCATCTTGTTGTCTGTGTATTTTTTCTTTTGCTTGTTTTCTATATAGTAAATACACTATCATTATTAATAATAAGCATGAAATGCAGATAACTGAAAATATAATGTAGCTTTGTTGTTTAATCTTTAATCTATCTACTTCTTGACTGATTTTTAAATGATTATATTTAGATTCTATGTTTAATATCTTAGATTGGCTGTCAGCGTATACGATAGAATCTACCATGTCAACATATTCTTCCAGGTAGGCAAGCGCTTCTTTATAGTCTCTCTCTGCATTATGGATTTGATAATATAAATAATTGATGCTACACGTATATTGGGGGTCATCTTGTGGAATTTTAGATAATAGTTCTTTAGCTTTATCTATAGAATCAGTTGTGGTATATAAGTCAATCAGTGCTACATAATCAGGCATTTTTTCTTTTCCCGTCGATAATGCTTTAAGAAAGTACTTTTCGGCTTTATCATATTCTTCTCGCATTACATAGATATTTCCTAAAGCATTATTTATTGAAGCGGTAACTTCTATATCTTTAGTATTAGCTGCTACGGAATCGGCAATAGTCAGTATTTCTATAGCACATGATAATGAGTCTATACATGCATATTCACGTCCTATGTTTTTTAATGCGCAGGCATAACTATCGGTGTTATTTTCTTTTTTAAAGCATTCGGCAGCAGTCTCGTATTTTTTGATAGCTTCTGTGAACATGAATTTTTCTCGATATAGATCGCCTATATAGTCATAGGTATATCCAATGAGGTTATTGAGCTTGTTTTTTCCTGCAATGTCCAGCGCATTAGTATAAATAGACATTGCTTTATCATAATCTCCATCAGCAAAATAGGAACGACCTAAATAAATCAAAATTTGCACTTGCTCGTCAGGGCTACCATGTGAGGAATACCAGTCATAAGCTCTTTCTAATTGGTAAGTTGGTAGGATACTATTAAAAATTTCGTCTGTAATCTTACCTGATAACATACACCAGCGTGCAAAAGCTTTGTCGTCTAGTTTTTCAGGAGATGATATACTTTTTAGTAGGTTGGATGCGCTGTCAGGATTTATGGCAATGGCTTTTTCTACTTCATTTAGCAGTCTGTCAGATACGGATTGTTGTTTGTTGCATCCTGATAGCACTAATATAGATGTTATAATTATAGCAATACTCTTTCTCATTTGTCTGTCGTGGTTTAGTTTCGTTGTAAAAGTAATCTTTATTTTCTATATTATGCTCTTTTATAGGGAGATTCTTTTAGTTCGGGAAATAATATTAGTACTGTCTATATCATACATCATATTAATTTCAAATGTGCTTTTATTTTATTAAGTTCATGTGATCTAATTTGATTATTTCCCAGCTATTAATAGACTCTTTCTTATTTATAGTGAGAAAAGTTCCTTTCTATTAATACCTAAATTACTTTACTATAATTCTAAACTTGTTTTTCATTAATCGTAATCTATAATTGCAAGTTGTAATTATATAAATGAAGCTTTTGATTTTATAAATGAAAGCTTTGTTTATAAAAACAAAAGCTTCATTTATAGATTACCTTTAATGTAAGTAATCTTTTCTATTAGTGAAAAGGAAGTTTGGCATTAATAGAGAATAAGTTTATATCTAATAGATTGGAATCAGTCTATTAATCAAAATTCGGCAGAAAGGTATAGTGAATCGGGTGAAACCTATGTGAAAGGCAGCTCTTCACCCGAAATCCCTTTATTCATCGATGTTTCAGAGTGGTGAAGGAGGTGAACGTCATGTTTAAAGAAAAGTTGCAGATGTGTGTAAGATAAAACATCTTGCACGCATCTGCAACGGTATCTTGCACAGGTTTATACTGCTATTAATCAAATAGATAAACTCTGGTTAGTGTAGGGTGCAAGATAAAATCAAAATAATAAAATCTTCTGTGGAAGTCGCAGAGGTTATCCCAAAAGCTCTTTCACTTTTGCAGAAATGGCACGTCCTTCTGCAAGACCTGCTAGCTTCTTGGAGGCAACTCCCATTACTTTACCCATATCTTTACCGCTTGTAGCACCTGTTTCAGCGATAATTTCCTTCAATGCAGCTTCCAGTTCTTCGGCAGTCATTTGTTTCGGCAGGTATTTCTCCATAACGGCTACCTGGCCTAATTCTACGTCAGCCAAATCCTGACGACCCTGTCCGATATAGATTTCAGCAGAATCTTTTCCTTGTTTCACAAGTTTCTGGATAATCTTCAGAGCAGCATCATCTGTCAATATATCGTTAGCTCCCGGGGCAGTCTTAGCTTCCAGGAAGAACTTCTTTATATTTCTCAAAGTTTCAAGGGCTACTTTGTCTTTCGCCTTCATTGCGGTTTTAATGTCTTCGCTGACTTGATCGAATAAATCCATACTATTATAATTAAAAATTAAAGATTAAAAATTAGATCTGAAGCCTGATTTTGCGAGTTTATAATTTTCGTTCTTAGTTCTTTGTTTAGAACGTAATCACACAGTTGTCATCTGTAGCTTCTTCCGTGGCTACTTCCTCTTCCAGAGCGGCTTTCGTCCGGATTTTGGTAAGAGTAGTCTTATCACGCATATAAGTGGGAGAATCTTCTACCATGGCGATGATGTCGTCGTTGTCCAGATCTTCCGTATTGAAAAGATAGATGTGTCGGCGTTTGCGGAGGCTCTTGCTTCCGATGTTGCTGGCACTTTCGCCGTATGCCTTGCGGATACGTTCTTTGTTCTTCTCTTTCTCTTCTTCCAGTTGCAGTTGACGTTCTTCCTCTTCCTGGCTGCGTGCAGCATGCAAGCTGTCCATTCCGGGAACGTCTTCCACACCGAATCCGGTTGCCAATACGGTGATTTTTACTCTTGTTTCCAGTGAGTTGTCGATGGCAACACCCCAAATCACTTCCACCCCTTCGCGGAATTTGCTCATGAACTCGTGTATCTCGTTCATTTCCTCCATCATCAGTTCCGACGACGGGCAGAAAGATACGTTCAACATTACTTTCTTGGCATTGAAGATATCATTGTTGTTGAGCAACGGAGAATGCAGGGCATCGTCGATTGCTTTCGTCACACGATTTTCTCCTTCGCCGAATCCGGTACTCATGATTGCTACTCCACCATCTTTCAGGATGGTTTTCACATCGGCAAAGTCAAGATTGACTGTACCCCGCATGGTAATAATCTCGGCAATGCTCTTGGCAGCAATGGAAAGAGTATCATCGGCTTTGCCGAAGGCGTTCATAAAAGTAAGGTCGGCGTATATTTCGCGCAGGCGTTCGTTGTTGATAACCAGCAAGGCATCAACATGCTGGGCGATACGCTCTACGCCGTCCAGTGCCTGGATAATTTTCTTTTCTCCTTCGAAGATAAAGGGGATGGTGACGATACCGACAGTCAGAATATCCATTTCCTTCGCAATGCGGGCGATGACCGGTGCAGCTCCTGTTCCGGTTCCTCCTCCCATTCCGGCGGTGATGAATACCATCTTGGTGCCGTCGTTCAGCTGGTTTCTGATATCTTCTATACTTTCTTCGGCGGCGTCGCGTGCCCGTTCGGGACGGTTGCCGGCTCCAAGCCCTTGCGTGATGCTACGGCCCAGTTGCAGTTTCACCGGGACAGGTGATTCGGCTAATGCCTGGTTGTCCGTGTTACAAAGAACGAACGTTACATCATGGATGCCTTCCCGGTACATGTGGTTTACAGCGTTACCACCACCACCACCTACACCAATCACTTTGATGATCTTCGGTGAATCTGTCGGGAAATCGAATTGTACTATCTCGTCCATATCTTGATTGAATTATGAATTACGAATTATGAATATTGATTAACAAGCTGCTGAAGGTTACTTCATATCGTCGTCGGAAAAGATTTCTTTCGTCAACGAATCGATCTTGCGTTGAATCCAACTCGGACCTGCTTCTCTTTTCCGTCTTTCTTTCTCTTCCTTTTCCTTTTGCTTGCGAAGTTTTTCCGCTTCTTTGGCGGCTAGCTTGGCTTCCCGCTCTTCTTCTTCTTTCTTGAGACGGGCGATGCGGGCCTGTTCTTTCAGTTCCTGATCGTCCTCAAACATATCCACTGTCTTATGCACTTCCGGCTCCGGTTTGGAGACTGATGGTGCAGGAGCAGCTTGCGGAGCAGTTTCCGTCAGGCAGCAGTTCTGGTTACCTTCAAACAGGAGCCCGAACAAAGTGTTCTGCGAACCGTCTTTCTTCAGTATGTTGTTGGGCGCATGAACCGTATTGCGTGGGAGTTTCGCCATCCGTATCTTTTCTATCTTGCTGCGTTTGCGCAAGGTTTCGTCCAGATTCTTCAGGTTGGCGGCCCCTCCTGTCAAGATGATTCCTGCCAGCAATTTGTCCTCGTAGCTCGATAGTTGTATCTGGTTCCATACGTTGGCAACGATTTCCTCGGCACGGGCTTCGATGATATTGTTAAGATCCGCCACTTTGATGATACGGTTGTCATCATCCAGTTTGCAGGTTGCTTCTTCCTGTTCGGGGTCCTCTTCATAGAGGGCGTCACCGTAGGCTTTTTTCAGGCGTTCGGCTTCTTCCTCCTCCATTTGCAGGGTGGTGATGTCATGCGTGATGCTGTTGCCTCCCAAAGGCAATACAGTCAGGAAACGGAGAATGTTATTCTTATATACAGAGATGGTAGTTGTGTCTGCTCCGAAGTCGATCAGTGCACAACCCGAACGGCGTTCGCTTTCTGTCAGTACGGCATTTGCGGTTACTAACGGAGCGATCAGTTGGTCGGCAATATCAATTTTAGCCTGTTGGAAACAGTGCTCCAAGTTCTTACGTACGGAAGCACGGGCAACGATATTGAGGAAACGTCCTTCGATGTGGCTTCCTACCAGACCTACCGGATTGGCTTGCAGGTTATTACCTACCTTATATTCTTGTGGAGCTACGTCCAATATATCCATATCGACCACCGGGATGGCAATGTTCTCATCACCGATAGCGCTTACAAGCTCTTCGGATATGATAGCTTCTTCCTCCAGGTCGCGGCTTACTACATTGCGGACGGTGCGGAGTGATTGTCCGCCGATGCCTACATATACCTTGGCAATTGAGTTTTTCAACTCACCTTCCAGTCTGTTGATGATTGAAGTCAGGCTTTGCGCTGTCTTGTCCAGGTTAAAGATCACTCCTTTACGAATGAACGTAGAAGAGTCTTCCTGGGCATACGCTAATACCTGCATGCTTCCGTCACTGTTCTTTTTTCCGGCCACACCGGTTATCTTCGATGAACCAAGTTCAATAGCGGCGATAAATTCTGTTGTTGCCATAGGGTTATTTTATTTACTATTTTACTATTTACAATTTACTATATAGAGAGACTGTTTACTTATCATCTATCACTTATCAACTACTCTCGTTTTGTACAGATAATCTGGTTGCTGAATTC includes:
- the ftsZ gene encoding cell division protein FtsZ yields the protein MDEIVQFDFPTDSPKIIKVIGVGGGGGNAVNHMYREGIHDVTFVLCNTDNQALAESPVPVKLQLGRSITQGLGAGNRPERARDAAEESIEDIRNQLNDGTKMVFITAGMGGGTGTGAAPVIARIAKEMDILTVGIVTIPFIFEGEKKIIQALDGVERIAQHVDALLVINNERLREIYADLTFMNAFGKADDTLSIAAKSIAEIITMRGTVNLDFADVKTILKDGGVAIMSTGFGEGENRVTKAIDDALHSPLLNNNDIFNAKKVMLNVSFCPSSELMMEEMNEIHEFMSKFREGVEVIWGVAIDNSLETRVKITVLATGFGVEDVPGMDSLHAARSQEEEERQLQLEEEKEKNKERIRKAYGESASNIGSKSLRKRRHIYLFNTEDLDNDDIIAMVEDSPTYMRDKTTLTKIRTKAALEEEVATEEATDDNCVITF
- the ftsA gene encoding cell division protein FtsA, translating into MATTEFIAAIELGSSKITGVAGKKNSDGSMQVLAYAQEDSSTFIRKGVIFNLDKTAQSLTSIINRLEGELKNSIAKVYVGIGGQSLRTVRNVVSRDLEEEAIISEELVSAIGDENIAIPVVDMDILDVAPQEYKVGNNLQANPVGLVGSHIEGRFLNIVARASVRKNLEHCFQQAKIDIADQLIAPLVTANAVLTESERRSGCALIDFGADTTTISVYKNNILRFLTVLPLGGNSITHDITTLQMEEEEAERLKKAYGDALYEEDPEQEEATCKLDDDNRIIKVADLNNIIEARAEEIVANVWNQIQLSSYEDKLLAGIILTGGAANLKNLDETLRKRSKIEKIRMAKLPRNTVHAPNNILKKDGSQNTLFGLLFEGNQNCCLTETAPQAAPAPSVSKPEPEVHKTVDMFEDDQELKEQARIARLKKEEEEREAKLAAKEAEKLRKQKEKEEKERRKREAGPSWIQRKIDSLTKEIFSDDDMK
- a CDS encoding DUF3244 domain-containing protein, which gives rise to MRKLSIVLLLIGISFITIEANTLSEHRAKRLVIKRWHQHRGVPVPIPIEAILYENTIEVRFLENVDKQVIFQVKDQQGNIMFQGVIIPPNGQETYKINLTGYKTGHYELLYIEEDMTLVGEFEIEHSMP
- a CDS encoding tetratricopeptide repeat protein, producing the protein MRKSIAIIITSILVLSGCNKQQSVSDRLLNEVEKAIAINPDSASNLLKSISSPEKLDDKAFARWCMLSGKITDEIFNSILPTYQLERAYDWYSSHGSPDEQVQILIYLGRSYFADGDYDKAMSIYTNALDIAGKNKLNNLIGYTYDYIGDLYREKFMFTEAIKKYETAAECFKKENNTDSYACALKNIGREYACIDSLSCAIEILTIADSVAANTKDIEVTASINNALGNIYVMREEYDKAEKYFLKALSTGKEKMPDYVALIDLYTTTDSIDKAKELLSKIPQDDPQYTCSINYLYYQIHNAERDYKEALAYLEEYVDMVDSIVYADSQSKILNIESKYNHLKISQEVDRLKIKQQSYIIFSVICISCLLLIMIVYLLYRKQAKEKIHRQQDELNRIKTDLTYVSLELEEKKKLLDTFKEKDDNYNKIEKEIALLTSNYKELQHKSLENSPTFKELVRLAKQNKPRNDKPLITDKQWELIADEITYIYPNLSKYLYSLCPNLPEQDFLYCCLCMCGFDTNTEAKLLNIASDSVRKKRFRLREKLNIALLNDNTTLYEYLIENMH
- a CDS encoding GatB/YqeY domain-containing protein, producing MDLFDQVSEDIKTAMKAKDKVALETLRNIKKFFLEAKTAPGANDILTDDAALKIIQKLVKQGKDSAEIYIGQGRQDLADVELGQVAVMEKYLPKQMTAEELEAALKEIIAETGATSGKDMGKVMGVASKKLAGLAEGRAISAKVKELLG